Proteins from a genomic interval of Trifolium pratense cultivar HEN17-A07 linkage group LG6, ARS_RC_1.1, whole genome shotgun sequence:
- the LOC123889439 gene encoding CASP-like protein 4B1, whose protein sequence is MSNIEENSSPPNIHIQTPPTAPPTTDRDYQTTANGGIAGILKRWKREDLIKRGSLGLRGIALLFSLISFLAMASNKHGDWRDFDRYEEYRYLLAIAILSSLYTGAQAFRQIQELSKGKPLIKPSVAAIIDFFGDQIMAYLLISSASSAIPLTNRMREGADNIFTDASAAAISMSVFAFFCLAVSAVISGFKLSTQSYSYI, encoded by the exons ATGTCGAACATTGAGGAAAATTCATCTCCCCCGAATATACACATCCAGACTCCACCAACTGCGCCACCTACGACGGATAGAGACTATCAGACAACGGCGAACGGAGGAATTGCCGGAATATTGAAGCGGTGGAAGAGAGAAGACTTGATAAAGAGAGGATCATTGGGATTAAGAGGGATCGCTCTGCTTTTCTCTCTGATTTCATTCCTTGCAATGGCTAGCAATAAACATGGTGATTGGAGAGATTTCGATAGATATGAAGAGTATAG GTATTTGCTGGCAATTGCGATTTTGTCGAGTTTGTATACTGGTGCTCAAGCTTTTCGTCAAATTCAAGAACTTTCTAAAGGAAAACCATTGATTAAACCAAGTGTAGCAgctataattgattttttcgGTGATCAG ATAATGGCATATCTTTTGATATCATCAGCATCTTCAGCAATTCCACTAACAAATAGAATGAGGGAAGGTGCAGACAATATATTTACAGATGCTTCAGCTGCAGCCATCAGCATGTCGGTTTTCGCGTTCTTTTGCTTAGCAGTATCAGCAGTCATTTCTGGCTTTAAACTATCAACTCAATCTTATAGTTATATTTGA
- the LOC123890483 gene encoding soyasapogenol B glucuronide galactosyltransferase-like, whose amino-acid sequence MESQTQKLNVIFLPYLTPGHMNPMIDTARLFAKHGVNVTIITTQANALLFKKSIDNDIISGYSIKTQLIKFPSAQVGLPEGIENVKDGTSLEMLGKISHGISLLQEQIEILFQDLQPDCIVSDMFYPWTVESAAKLGVPRIYYYSSSYFSSCAVHFIRKYKPHEGLVSDSQKFSIPGIPHNIEITSLQLEEYLRTRSGFSDFLDVIYESESRSYGTLYNNFHELESDYEQLYKITMKIKTWSVGPVSTWINKDGETENIALDSELLNWLNSKENDSVLYVSFGSLTRLSYAQIVEIAYGLENSGHNFIWVVRKKDGDEDDFLKDFEERMKESQKGYIIWNWAPQLLILNHPATGGIVTHCGWNSILESLSVGLPMITWPMFAEQFYNEKLLVDILKIGVSVGSKVNKFWPSVGDDDVVRREEIAKAVEVLMGRGDESGKIRRRARKLCDEAKKSIEEGGSSYNNLIQFIDEIKSLKILRQIEKTK is encoded by the coding sequence ATGGAATCACAAACCCAAAAACTCAATGTTATTTTTCTACCATATCTAACACCTGGTCATATGAACCCTATGATTGACACAGCAAGACTATTTGCAAAACATGGTGTTAATGTTACCATTATCACTACACAAGCCAATGCCTTGTTATTCAAGAAATCCATAGACAACGACATCATTTCCGGATATTCCATCAAAACTCAGCTTATTAAATTCCCTTCAGCCCAAGTTGGTCTTCCAGAAGGAATTGAAAATGTCAAAGATGGAACTTCCTTAGAAATGCTTGGTAAAATCAGTCATGGAATTTCACTgcttcaagagcaaattgaaattCTGTTTCAAGATCTCCAACCAGATTGTATAGTCTCAGACATGTTTTATCCTTGGACAGTTGAATCGGCTGCAAAACTCGGTGTTCCGAGGATTTACTATTATAGCTCAAGCTACTTCTCAAGCTGTGCTGTTCATTTTATCAGAAAGTATAAGCCTCATGAGGGTTTAGTTTCTGATTCTCAAAAATTTTCAATTCCTGGAATTCCACATAACATTGAGATTACCTCTCTGCAGCTAGAAGAATACCTTAGAACTAGAAGTGGTTTCTCCGATTTTTTGGATGTCATATATGAATCAGAAAGCAGAAGCTATGGAACACTTTACAATAACTTTCATGAGCTTGAAAGTGATTATGAGCAACTTTACAAAATCACAATGAAAATCAAAACATGGAGTGTAGGACCAGTTTCAACATGGATTAACAAGGATGGTGAAACTGAAAACATTGCATTAGATTCAGAATTGTTAAATTGGCTTAACTCAAAGGAAAATGATTCTGTGTTATATGTAAGTTTTGGAAGTTTGACTAGGCTATCTTATGCTCAGATTGTTGAAATAGCTTATGGACTTGAAAATTCAGGCCATAATTTCATTTGGGTTGTGAGGAAAAAAGATGGCGACGAAGACGATTTTCTTAAAGATTTTGAGGAAAGGATGAAAGAAAGCCAAAAGGGGTACATCATATGGAATTGGGCACCACAGCTTCTGATATTGAATCATCCTGCAACAGGTGGAATTGTGACTCACTGTGGATGGAACTCGATTCTCGAAAGCTTGAGTGTTGGTTTGCCAATGATTACATGGCCAATGTTTGCTGAGCAATTTTACAATGAGAAGTTACTTGTTGATATTTTGAAGATTGGTGTTTCAGTTGGATCAAAAGTGAACAAGTTTTGGCCTAGTGTAGGTGATGATGATGTGGTGAGAAGGGAAGAGATTGCAAAGGCTGTGGAAGTGTTGATGGGAAGAGGAGATGAGAGTGGAAAAATTAGGAGAAGGGCAAGAAAACTTTGTGATGAAGCTAAGAAGAGTATTGAAGAGGGTGGATCTTCTTACAACAATTTGATACAGTTCATAGATGAGATTAAATCATTGAAGATATTAAGACAGATTGAGAAAACTAAGTAA